In Limosilactobacillus sp. WILCCON 0051, a single window of DNA contains:
- a CDS encoding cytochrome b5 domain-containing protein — MEKTFTLAELKQFNGQNGQPAYVAVKGTVYDVTEVSAWQGGKHHGVTAGTDATAAIAHAPHGESVLGKLQVVGKLAD; from the coding sequence ATGGAAAAAACATTTACCTTAGCCGAATTAAAGCAGTTCAATGGTCAAAACGGTCAGCCAGCCTATGTTGCCGTTAAGGGCACGGTCTATGACGTAACTGAAGTGTCAGCATGGCAAGGCGGCAAGCACCATGGCGTTACGGCCGGCACTGATGCCACCGCGGCCATTGCTCATGCTCCTCATGGCGAAAGCGTCTTAGGCAAGCTGCAAGTAGTCGGTAAGCTGGCTGACTAG
- a CDS encoding RNA methyltransferase, protein MHNLIFLDDLNGADLDPYVRLNEAQLFHALEPDPGLFIAESPKVIERALRAGYQPVSLLVEEKALTRDLADLDHEMAANQTSGLGQTPIYVANSELLRQLPGYNLLRGALAAMHRVKRLELADFLATMPAEHPRIAVLESVVNPANIGAIFRSAAALGIDGVIVTSDSADPFYRRSSRVAMGTVFQVPWTYVDAKTWQHAGIDLLHQAGYQTAAMALRHNTISIDDPKLTAVDRLAIIMGSEGPGLKETTIEQSDFTIKIPMAPGVDSLNVAAASALAFWELGNRIAE, encoded by the coding sequence ATGCATAACTTAATTTTTCTGGATGACCTAAATGGCGCGGATTTGGATCCATACGTACGGTTGAATGAAGCCCAGCTGTTTCACGCGCTGGAGCCTGACCCGGGACTTTTTATCGCAGAAAGTCCTAAGGTAATCGAACGGGCCCTGCGCGCTGGCTATCAACCGGTTTCGCTTTTAGTAGAAGAAAAGGCCTTGACGCGTGATTTAGCAGATCTGGATCATGAAATGGCGGCTAATCAGACCAGCGGCTTAGGGCAGACGCCAATTTACGTTGCCAATAGCGAACTGCTTCGTCAGCTGCCGGGCTATAATCTTTTGCGGGGCGCACTGGCAGCGATGCATCGCGTCAAGCGTCTGGAGCTGGCTGATTTTTTAGCGACCATGCCGGCTGAGCATCCCCGTATTGCCGTCCTTGAGAGCGTAGTCAATCCAGCCAATATTGGTGCGATTTTCCGGTCAGCAGCGGCTTTGGGCATTGATGGCGTCATCGTGACCAGCGACTCGGCAGATCCTTTTTATCGCCGGTCTTCGCGCGTGGCAATGGGAACCGTTTTTCAAGTGCCTTGGACCTATGTTGATGCCAAAACCTGGCAGCATGCTGGTATTGATCTGCTTCATCAGGCCGGATATCAGACGGCGGCCATGGCATTGCGGCATAATACCATCAGCATTGACGATCCTAAGCTGACTGCCGTGGATCGTCTGGCGATTATCATGGGTTCGGAAGGTCCGGGGCTAAAGGAGACAACGATCGAGCAAAGCGATTTTACGATCAAGATTCCAATGGCTCCAGGAGTCGATTCTTTAAACGTTGCGGCCGCCTCAGCCCTGGCATTTTGGGAACTGGGCAATCGGATTGCCGAATAG
- the guaA gene encoding glutamine-hydrolyzing GMP synthase, with product MANVNLDAFDKILVLDFGSQYNQLITRRIRDFGIYSELLSHKLSAEEIKEMHPKGIIFSGGPNSVYAKDAFKVDPEIYKLGIPILGICYGMQLMSYDLGGKVEPADDSEYGRADIEVTDDNAVMFKGLPKKQYVWMSHGDRVVEAPEGFKVVATSKNCPISAIANDEKKLYGIQFHAEVRNSQYGLDILKKFAFDVCGAKANWSMDDFIDMQVESIRKEVGDKKVILGLSGGVDSSVTAVLIHKAIGDQLTCIFVDHGLLRKNEADEVMNALSRDLGVKIVKVDAADRFLGKLKGVSDPEQKRKIIGKEFVEVFNEEAKKMKDAEYLAQGTLYTDVIESGTDTAQTIKSHHNVGGLPKKLGFKLIEPLRSLFKDETRELGEKLGIPHDLVWRQPFPGPGLGIRVLGEITPEKLEIVRESDAILREEIKKAGLDEEIWQYFTVLPGIRSVGVMGDGRTYDYAVGIRAVTSIDGMTADFAKIPWDVLQKISVRIVNEVDHVNRILYDVTSKPPSTIEWE from the coding sequence GTGGCTAACGTCAATCTTGATGCATTCGACAAGATCCTCGTGCTCGACTTCGGTAGTCAGTACAACCAGCTGATTACGCGCCGGATTCGTGACTTTGGCATCTATTCCGAATTGCTCTCCCACAAGCTGAGCGCTGAAGAAATCAAAGAAATGCATCCCAAAGGCATCATTTTCTCTGGGGGTCCCAACAGTGTCTACGCAAAGGACGCCTTTAAGGTCGATCCAGAAATCTACAAGCTGGGGATTCCAATTTTGGGGATCTGCTACGGCATGCAGCTGATGTCTTATGACCTGGGCGGCAAAGTCGAACCAGCCGACGATTCTGAATATGGCCGAGCTGATATTGAAGTTACCGATGACAACGCGGTAATGTTTAAAGGCCTGCCAAAGAAGCAGTACGTCTGGATGAGCCATGGCGATCGCGTCGTTGAGGCACCAGAAGGCTTTAAGGTCGTTGCTACCAGCAAGAACTGCCCAATCTCAGCCATTGCCAACGACGAAAAGAAGCTTTACGGCATTCAGTTCCATGCCGAGGTCCGCAACAGTCAGTATGGTCTGGATATTCTGAAGAAGTTTGCCTTTGACGTTTGCGGGGCAAAAGCGAACTGGTCAATGGACGACTTTATCGACATGCAGGTTGAAAGCATCCGTAAAGAAGTCGGCGACAAAAAGGTTATCCTGGGTCTTTCCGGCGGGGTTGACTCCAGCGTTACGGCCGTTTTGATCCACAAGGCAATTGGCGATCAATTAACCTGCATCTTTGTTGATCACGGCCTGCTGCGCAAGAACGAGGCTGATGAGGTAATGAACGCCTTGAGCCGCGACCTGGGCGTTAAGATCGTCAAGGTTGATGCAGCTGATCGTTTCTTGGGCAAGCTGAAAGGCGTTTCCGATCCAGAACAAAAGCGGAAGATCATTGGCAAGGAATTCGTGGAAGTCTTTAACGAAGAAGCCAAGAAGATGAAGGATGCCGAATACCTGGCTCAAGGTACGCTCTACACCGACGTTATCGAATCTGGGACCGACACGGCACAAACCATCAAGTCGCACCATAATGTCGGCGGCCTGCCAAAGAAGCTCGGTTTTAAGCTGATCGAACCATTGCGCAGCCTGTTTAAGGATGAGACTCGTGAACTGGGTGAAAAGCTTGGTATTCCGCATGATCTGGTTTGGCGTCAGCCATTCCCAGGTCCTGGTCTGGGGATTCGGGTCTTGGGCGAGATCACGCCTGAAAAGCTGGAAATCGTGCGGGAAAGTGACGCGATCCTGCGTGAAGAAATCAAGAAGGCCGGTCTGGATGAAGAAATCTGGCAATACTTTACGGTGCTGCCTGGCATTCGTTCCGTCGGCGTAATGGGTGACGGTCGGACCTACGACTACGCGGTTGGTATCCGAGCCGTAACCAGTATCGATGGGATGACGGCTGACTTTGCCAAGATTCCATGGGATGTCTTGCAAAAGATTTCGGTGCGCATCGTAAATGAGGTTGATCACGTTAACCGGATTCTTTACGATGTCACGAGTAAGCCGCCTTCGACAATTGAATGGGAATAG
- a CDS encoding GTP pyrophosphokinase family protein: MEIYGPCADNLPLILNDVLDRIKQLSSAQVASGHPKLYEHLIGRVKANDSMTEKCQRKGYPATPESALRKCRDAVGIRVVCNFIDDVYRCIDLLRDADWCTIVKEKDYIANAKPNGYRSYHLILDAVTPYQDIDGQTPGHYFVEIQLRTIAMDSWASLEHEMKYKHDIENPERIGKELRRCADQLAACDVQMQTIRQLIHEND, translated from the coding sequence ATGGAAATCTACGGTCCGTGCGCCGACAATCTGCCACTGATTTTAAACGACGTGCTCGATCGGATCAAACAGTTAAGCAGCGCCCAGGTTGCCAGCGGTCATCCCAAGCTGTATGAGCACTTGATTGGTCGGGTTAAGGCCAACGACAGCATGACTGAAAAATGCCAGCGCAAAGGCTACCCAGCAACACCCGAGTCAGCCTTGCGCAAATGTCGCGACGCGGTTGGCATTCGTGTGGTCTGCAACTTCATCGATGACGTCTACCGCTGCATCGATCTTTTGCGTGATGCCGACTGGTGCACCATCGTCAAGGAAAAAGACTACATCGCCAATGCCAAACCAAACGGCTACCGCAGCTATCACTTGATTTTAGACGCTGTGACGCCATATCAGGACATTGATGGCCAGACACCCGGTCATTATTTTGTCGAAATCCAGCTGCGTACGATTGCAATGGATTCCTGGGCCAGCCTGGAACACGAGATGAAATATAAGCACGACATTGAAAATCCAGAACGTATCGGCAAGGAACTGCGCCGCTGCGCTGATCAGCTGGCTGCCTGCGATGTCCAGATGCAGACGATCCGTCAACTTATCCACGAAAACGATTAG
- a CDS encoding TetR/AcrR family transcriptional regulator produces MAKVTTEQKIQTAFLQMLKSTRYDQIKVSQLAKAAGISRGTFYTYYDSIYDLLSDVENSLFNELPQMTVPIGNLADSQKIHDLLIVKLTHIQQHFPTLKLLMGPNGDPYFQYQLGRFFLPMAQEYEHALTHPNNSIELALLNEATNGARMSIIHWWIYHPDAISIDELADFLRRFIQQIMVLSQKEDVKKS; encoded by the coding sequence ATGGCTAAAGTTACTACTGAACAAAAAATTCAGACAGCCTTTTTGCAAATGTTGAAATCAACGCGCTACGATCAGATAAAAGTCAGCCAATTAGCTAAAGCTGCCGGCATCAGTCGCGGAACTTTCTACACCTATTATGATTCGATATACGATTTACTTTCAGACGTTGAAAACAGCTTATTCAACGAACTTCCGCAGATGACTGTTCCAATTGGCAATCTGGCCGATTCACAGAAAATCCACGATCTGCTTATAGTGAAACTAACTCATATTCAGCAGCATTTTCCTACCCTTAAGCTACTGATGGGACCAAATGGCGATCCTTATTTTCAATATCAGCTGGGACGCTTTTTTCTGCCAATGGCACAGGAATACGAGCATGCACTGACACACCCTAATAATTCAATCGAGCTCGCACTGCTTAACGAGGCTACTAACGGCGCTCGGATGAGTATCATTCACTGGTGGATCTATCATCCCGACGCAATCTCAATCGACGAACTGGCCGATTTTCTGCGCCGCTTTATCCAACAGATAATGGTTCTTTCACAAAAAGAAGATGTCAAAAAAAGCTGA
- a CDS encoding response regulator transcription factor, whose protein sequence is MKILLAEDEKQLSRVLIMAMKSVGYDVDPVFNGQEAVEHAQANAYDVMIFDIMMPVKTGLEALKEIRATGDRTYIIMLTAMAEIDDKVTGLDAGADDYLTKPFSLKELLARLRSLERRTEEYDSDVLSFGDLKVDQAEQRLASHNSMSLSGKETRLLTYFILNADKELSTQQLLNQAWDRDENADAEDVWIYISYLRQKLQAVGSSTIIDGQKGGPYQLSQPA, encoded by the coding sequence ATGAAAATTCTGCTTGCTGAAGATGAAAAACAGCTTTCCCGTGTATTGATTATGGCTATGAAGAGCGTCGGCTATGATGTCGATCCGGTTTTCAATGGTCAAGAAGCAGTTGAGCATGCCCAGGCCAATGCCTATGACGTCATGATTTTTGATATTATGATGCCCGTTAAAACCGGTTTGGAGGCCCTTAAAGAAATCCGCGCAACCGGTGATCGCACCTACATCATTATGCTGACCGCCATGGCTGAAATCGATGACAAGGTAACCGGTCTTGATGCCGGAGCCGACGACTATCTGACCAAGCCATTCTCACTCAAAGAACTGCTGGCCCGGCTGCGCTCACTGGAACGCCGGACCGAAGAATATGACAGCGACGTACTGTCATTTGGCGATCTTAAAGTCGATCAGGCAGAACAACGCTTGGCAAGTCACAACTCAATGAGTCTTTCAGGCAAGGAAACGCGTCTGCTTACCTATTTCATTCTAAATGCCGACAAAGAGCTCTCCACGCAGCAGCTGTTGAACCAGGCATGGGACCGTGATGAAAATGCCGATGCCGAAGACGTGTGGATCTATATCTCATATCTTAGACAAAAACTGCAGGCAGTAGGATCAAGCACCATTATCGATGGTCAAAAAGGAGGTCCTTATCAGTTAAGTCAGCCAGCTTAA
- a CDS encoding ABC transporter ATP-binding protein, translated as MIRLEHVNKYYGQGATRFHVLHDINLQVDAGELMAIIGESGSGKSTLINIIGFLDDDFEGNYFYNDQAIHDYTRADFAKLRNQHVGFVFQNFKLIRDISIAENVILPLLYAGVGRRQAKKTAARVLSRVGLGGYDDKLPTELSGGQQQRVSIARAIIANPDFLIADEPTGALDTKTSQEIMDLFKQLNQTQHTTIIMVTHDPRVAEQCERVVKIIDGRIVDDRKVGAN; from the coding sequence ATGATTAGACTGGAACACGTCAACAAGTACTATGGTCAGGGTGCGACTCGATTTCACGTGCTGCATGATATCAATCTGCAGGTTGATGCCGGTGAACTGATGGCGATTATCGGGGAATCAGGGTCTGGCAAGTCGACCTTGATCAATATCATCGGTTTTTTGGATGATGATTTTGAAGGAAACTATTTTTACAATGACCAGGCGATCCATGATTATACGCGGGCGGATTTTGCCAAGCTGCGCAACCAGCACGTGGGGTTTGTCTTTCAAAACTTTAAGCTGATTCGCGACATCAGTATTGCCGAAAACGTTATTCTGCCCTTGCTGTACGCGGGAGTAGGTCGGCGGCAGGCCAAAAAGACAGCGGCCCGGGTTTTGAGTCGCGTTGGTCTAGGGGGGTATGATGACAAACTGCCCACTGAGCTTTCGGGTGGACAGCAGCAGCGGGTCTCAATCGCGCGCGCCATCATTGCCAATCCTGATTTCTTGATTGCCGATGAGCCAACGGGGGCTTTGGACACGAAAACCAGTCAGGAAATCATGGACCTGTTTAAGCAGCTCAATCAGACTCAGCATACGACCATCATCATGGTGACGCATGATCCACGGGTTGCCGAGCAGTGCGAGCGCGTTGTCAAGATCATTGATGGCCGAATTGTCGACGATCGAAAGGTGGGAGCAAATTGA
- a CDS encoding prolyl-tRNA synthetase associated domain-containing protein — translation MTKGSAIAYQELLDELQKLDIKYEMVDHPAAKTTEEADAYIAGKIGVRTKSMFLKDKKKNFYLVIMDDAKRMDFKEFQELTGTKRISMAHDSDIEEQLGLEAGIVSPFGIMNNTAHNIQIYFDQDMLDENIPLTFHPNINTHTIFLSAADLMKFIKAQGFDYQIIDL, via the coding sequence ATGACTAAAGGTTCTGCAATTGCCTACCAAGAACTGCTTGACGAGCTGCAAAAACTGGACATCAAATACGAAATGGTGGACCATCCCGCCGCTAAGACCACTGAAGAAGCCGATGCCTATATCGCTGGTAAAATCGGCGTCCGCACCAAATCGATGTTTCTAAAGGATAAAAAGAAAAACTTCTACCTGGTGATCATGGACGATGCCAAGCGCATGGACTTTAAAGAGTTTCAAGAGCTTACCGGCACTAAGCGCATCTCAATGGCTCATGACAGTGACATCGAAGAGCAGCTGGGACTTGAGGCCGGCATCGTTTCGCCATTTGGCATTATGAACAACACGGCTCACAACATTCAGATCTACTTTGATCAAGACATGCTGGATGAAAACATTCCATTAACGTTCCATCCCAACATCAATACGCATACGATCTTTCTTTCAGCGGCCGATCTGATGAAATTCATCAAAGCTCAAGGATTCGACTATCAAATTATTGACCTGTAA
- a CDS encoding ABC transporter permease, producing MRNAELLRSALQSLRANPKRSFLTTIGITIGIAAVITILALGNGVKKRLSDEFNTTQNGEQYTYLYFTPNDSQSAASGFTETDLNAIEERFGAKVKKAAISHETNNASVSPLVGNERVNNATISLLKRPTSKISIIAGRNLTTNELLTEEPVILMKESLAKKQYQTVQNAVGTSVSIGDHDYRVVGVYRSQTNTYNDNKYGADLIGGTKLFYSGTTATTGYGIKLTFYQGANAGKVTKKIKKYMEKKGTSAHDGTYMAVDAGAELTKVNNMITGLTAFISAIAGISLFIAGIGVMNMMYISVSERTQEIGIRLAVGAAPKNVMAQFLLEAIVLTVGGGLLGFVIGWLLAGIISNFMPYHIHAVVTLNSFLLAFGVSASVGIIFGILPAKQAANKNLIEILR from the coding sequence TTGAGAAATGCCGAACTCTTGCGCAGTGCTCTGCAATCGCTAAGAGCCAACCCCAAGCGCAGTTTTCTGACGACGATTGGGATTACGATTGGGATCGCGGCGGTAATTACGATTTTGGCACTGGGAAATGGGGTCAAAAAAAGGCTCAGCGACGAGTTTAATACGACTCAAAACGGTGAGCAGTATACCTATCTTTACTTTACGCCCAACGATTCGCAGTCGGCTGCTTCCGGATTTACCGAAACGGACTTAAACGCGATTGAGGAACGATTTGGCGCCAAGGTGAAAAAAGCCGCGATCTCGCATGAAACCAACAATGCTTCCGTCTCGCCGCTGGTTGGCAATGAGCGGGTCAACAACGCCACGATCTCACTGCTTAAGCGGCCGACCAGCAAAATTTCCATTATAGCGGGCCGCAATCTTACGACCAATGAGCTTTTGACTGAAGAACCGGTTATTCTGATGAAAGAGTCGCTGGCCAAAAAGCAGTATCAGACGGTTCAAAATGCAGTCGGCACTTCAGTTTCGATTGGAGATCACGACTATCGCGTGGTCGGGGTGTATCGCTCACAGACCAATACCTATAATGACAACAAGTACGGCGCAGATCTGATTGGCGGCACCAAGCTGTTTTATTCGGGAACCACGGCGACAACCGGCTATGGCATTAAGCTGACGTTTTATCAAGGCGCCAATGCCGGTAAGGTTACCAAAAAGATCAAGAAGTACATGGAAAAGAAGGGAACCAGCGCGCATGATGGTACCTACATGGCAGTCGATGCCGGTGCGGAACTGACCAAAGTCAACAACATGATCACCGGTTTGACGGCCTTTATCAGTGCCATTGCGGGGATCTCGCTGTTTATTGCCGGGATTGGGGTCATGAACATGATGTACATCTCGGTTTCTGAGCGAACGCAGGAAATCGGGATTCGGCTGGCAGTTGGGGCCGCGCCTAAAAACGTGATGGCCCAGTTCTTGTTAGAAGCCATCGTCTTAACGGTCGGCGGCGGGTTGCTGGGCTTTGTCATCGGCTGGCTGCTGGCGGGCATAATCAGTAATTTCATGCCTTACCACATTCATGCCGTCGTAACCTTGAATTCGTTCCTGCTGGCATTTGGGGTCTCAGCTTCAGTCGGGATCATCTTTGGGATCTTGCCGGCTAAACAGGCTGCCAACAAGAACCTGATCGAAATCCTGCGCTAG
- a CDS encoding prephenate dehydratase: protein MIAQPQRTGVTVGYQGVPGSFSSQAMHQWFGQVESRNYPKFEDVFLALQNGAIDYGVVPMENSSTGAINDNYDLINKYHFFIVGEQSIYIAQNLLGVKGAKLNDIKEVYSHPQGLLQTSQFLATHQIQGKECLNTALAAKMAAERQDPAVGAIASTEAAKLYNLDVLAPSIENDKSNHTRFIIFGRAPEILPDADRISLIFTLKNEVGTLYEVMRVIKEHAINMVRIESRPLLGNPWEYYFYVDLDGNLADPRITEALAELKNYTTSLRLLGNYHRQEN from the coding sequence ATGATTGCACAACCGCAGCGAACCGGGGTTACCGTTGGCTATCAAGGCGTCCCGGGATCATTCTCTTCTCAGGCCATGCATCAATGGTTTGGCCAGGTTGAAAGTCGCAACTATCCTAAGTTTGAAGACGTTTTTTTGGCACTGCAAAACGGCGCAATCGACTATGGCGTCGTCCCAATGGAAAATTCCTCAACCGGCGCCATCAATGACAACTACGATTTGATCAACAAGTATCATTTCTTCATCGTTGGCGAGCAGTCCATCTACATTGCCCAAAACCTATTGGGCGTTAAAGGCGCCAAGCTTAATGACATCAAGGAAGTCTATTCGCATCCCCAGGGCCTTTTGCAGACCAGCCAGTTTTTAGCCACGCACCAGATTCAAGGTAAAGAATGCCTCAATACGGCACTGGCAGCTAAAATGGCCGCTGAAAGACAGGATCCGGCAGTTGGCGCGATTGCCTCGACTGAAGCAGCCAAATTATATAATCTGGACGTCTTAGCACCCAGCATCGAAAACGATAAGTCTAATCACACGCGTTTTATCATTTTTGGCCGTGCACCTGAAATCTTGCCGGATGCTGATCGGATTTCATTGATCTTTACCTTGAAAAATGAGGTCGGCACGCTCTATGAAGTCATGCGCGTCATTAAAGAGCATGCTATCAACATGGTTCGGATCGAATCGCGGCCTTTGCTGGGCAACCCATGGGAATACTATTTCTATGTTGACCTGGATGGCAATCTGGCTGACCCGCGGATTACCGAAGCTTTGGCCGAACTGAAAAACTACACGACCTCACTGCGGCTGCTTGGCAACTACCATCGTCAGGAAAATTAA
- a CDS encoding efflux RND transporter periplasmic adaptor subunit — translation MQKIKHWVKNHRKTTIGTAIVLVLLIGMGIINKIKQNKAAQSSRYVVAKVAKTTPLTLTGTVAAQQQQVLSLPSGKVQSIGVANGQKVSEGDPLVTTYSESANEELTDAKQELAKAQRNVTAQQNNVSAAQKDAAAQSEDGTASGSASSVAQAQASLADAQSDVTAAQNKVNTLSQKVTQTLTAPFDGTVTVDDTKQDAPVITIYSNDLKFKSKVSEYNYSKLKTGQEIHVRALATGKQADTTISYLATVPTTNSQSNGASYEVDADLSSEDFMDGQTVKASVAQNQLRIPKSSVKNGQVYVVKNGKAKAVAVSGKRVNEYFEVKSGVKAGQQIVTNPDSKLHNGTKVSADDND, via the coding sequence ATGCAAAAAATAAAACATTGGGTAAAAAATCACCGCAAGACAACGATCGGCACGGCAATCGTTTTGGTTTTGCTGATTGGGATGGGGATCATCAATAAAATCAAGCAGAATAAGGCCGCGCAGTCTTCACGCTATGTCGTTGCCAAGGTTGCCAAAACAACGCCTTTGACGCTGACCGGGACCGTTGCCGCCCAACAGCAGCAGGTCTTGAGTCTGCCATCTGGCAAGGTGCAGTCGATCGGGGTTGCCAACGGACAAAAGGTCAGTGAGGGTGATCCTTTGGTAACGACCTACAGCGAGAGTGCCAATGAAGAACTGACCGATGCCAAGCAGGAACTGGCCAAGGCACAGCGCAACGTAACGGCACAGCAAAACAATGTCAGTGCGGCGCAAAAGGATGCGGCTGCGCAAAGCGAGGATGGCACGGCTTCTGGATCGGCCAGCAGCGTTGCCCAGGCCCAAGCCAGTCTGGCCGATGCGCAAAGCGACGTTACGGCAGCTCAAAACAAGGTCAACACGCTGAGTCAAAAGGTCACCCAGACTTTAACGGCACCATTTGACGGTACGGTTACGGTTGACGATACCAAGCAGGATGCACCGGTAATCACGATCTACTCCAACGATCTGAAGTTTAAGAGCAAGGTATCAGAATATAACTACAGTAAGCTTAAAACCGGTCAGGAGATTCACGTGCGGGCACTGGCAACGGGCAAACAGGCCGATACGACGATCAGCTACCTGGCCACGGTGCCGACCACGAACTCGCAAAGCAATGGTGCCAGCTACGAGGTTGACGCCGACTTGAGCAGTGAAGACTTTATGGATGGGCAGACGGTCAAGGCTTCAGTTGCGCAAAACCAGCTGCGGATTCCAAAGTCCAGCGTTAAAAATGGGCAGGTCTACGTCGTTAAAAACGGTAAGGCCAAGGCAGTTGCCGTTAGCGGTAAGCGGGTCAACGAATACTTTGAAGTCAAAAGCGGCGTCAAGGCTGGTCAGCAGATCGTCACCAACCCAGACAGCAAGCTGCATAACGGGACCAAGGTGAGCGCTGATGACAATGATTAG
- the thiW gene encoding energy coupling factor transporter S component ThiW, which translates to MKKRTYQLVLTAVLSALAVCGGSMFSFPIGVAKCAPTQSLINIVAGVVLGPEWAVVQALLTSTVRNLLGTGTLLAYPGSIFGAWLSGWMFKRFGKIWLAALGELIGTGLIGALVSYPIAALLMGAKGSLFLFVPSFAVSAIVGGLLAWVILKAAWQPISRFAKI; encoded by the coding sequence ATGAAAAAACGGACCTATCAGCTGGTGCTGACCGCTGTGTTATCGGCACTGGCCGTTTGTGGCGGCAGCATGTTCTCATTTCCCATCGGCGTGGCCAAATGCGCACCAACGCAAAGTCTGATCAATATTGTTGCTGGCGTGGTCTTGGGACCGGAATGGGCAGTCGTGCAGGCGCTTTTGACCTCAACCGTGCGCAATCTTTTAGGCACGGGGACGCTTTTGGCCTATCCTGGCAGCATCTTTGGCGCCTGGCTGAGCGGCTGGATGTTTAAGCGGTTTGGCAAGATATGGCTGGCAGCTTTGGGCGAATTGATCGGCACGGGTTTGATTGGCGCGCTGGTTTCCTATCCAATCGCTGCTTTGCTGATGGGTGCTAAAGGATCGCTTTTCTTATTCGTCCCCAGCTTTGCAGTCAGTGCCATCGTTGGCGGCCTGTTGGCCTGGGTGATCTTAAAAGCCGCCTGGCAGCCAATCAGTCGCTTTGCCAAAATTTAA